In one window of Pristiophorus japonicus isolate sPriJap1 chromosome 9, sPriJap1.hap1, whole genome shotgun sequence DNA:
- the LOC139273426 gene encoding histone H2B 1.2-like: MPEEKKPASKKGAKKVIKKTPPKGGKKRRKSRKESYSIYIYKVMKQVHPDTGISSKAMSIMNSFVNDIFERIAGEASRLAHYNKRRTISSREIQTAVRLLLPGELAKHAVSEGTKAVTKYTSSK, encoded by the coding sequence atgcctgaggaaaagaaaccagcttcgaaaaagggtgccaagaaagttatcaagaaaacaccaccgaagggcggcaagaagcgcagaaagtcgaggaaggagagttactccatctacatctacaaagtgatgaaacaggttcaccccgacaccgggatctcctccaaggccatgagcatcatgaactcgtttgtgaacgatattttcgagcgcatcgcgggtgaggcttcccgcctggcccattacaacaagcgccgcaccatcagctcccgggagatccagaccgccgtgcgcctgctgctgcccggggaactggccaagcacgccgtgtcggaagggacaaaggcggtgaccaaatacaccagctccaagtaa
- the LOC139273422 gene encoding histone H2B 5-like, whose amino-acid sequence MPEEKKSVTAKKGAKKVIKKTPSKGSKRRRKSRKESYSIYIYKVMKQVHPDTGISSKAMGIMNSFVNDIFERIASEASRLAHYNKRCTISSREIQTAVRLLLPGELAKHAVSEGTKAVTKYTSSK is encoded by the coding sequence atgcctgaagagaagaaatcagttactgccaagaaaggcgctaAGAAAGTGATCAAGAAAACGCCATCGAAGGGCAGCAAgaggcgcagaaagtcgaggaaggagagttactccatttacatctacaaagtgatgaaacaggttcaccccgacaccggcatctcctccaaggccatgggcatcatgaactcgtttgtgaacgatattttcgagcgcatcgcgagtgaggcttcccgcctggcccattacaacaagcgctgcaccatcagctcccgggagatccagaccgccgtgcgcctgctgctgcccggggagctggccaagcacgccgtgtcggaagggacaaaggcggtcacCAAGTATACCAGCTCCAAGTAA
- the LOC139273433 gene encoding histone H4 gives MSGRGKGGKGLGKGGAKRHRKVLRDNIQGITKPAIRRLARRGGVKRISGLIYEETRGVLKVFLENVIRDAVTYTEHAKRKTVTAMDVVYALKRQGRTLYGFGG, from the coding sequence ATGTCTGGTCGAGGTAAAGgcggcaaaggactgggtaaaggtggagccaagcggcaccgtaaagtgctccgtgataacatccagggaatcaccaaaccagccatacgccgcctggctcgccgtggcggtgtcaagcggatctcgggcctgatctacgaggagacccgcggtgtgctgaaggttttcctggagaatgtgatcagggatgcggtcacctACACTGAACACGCCaaacgcaagacggtcactgccatggatgtggtgtacgctctgaaacggcagggccgcactctctatggattcggcggctga
- the LOC139274058 gene encoding histone H1-like — protein sequence MTDTAAAETAPPAAATQTKAPSKKKKAAPRSKPAGPTLGEQILKVVADGSDRKGMSLAAIKKALAAKGVDVEKRGSQIRFSIKRNVTNGFLVQTKGTGASGSFKVAKKENQGKVGRKVKKPAAKKPPAKPAAKKSPAKKTSTKKAPTVKKTAKAAAGKKAAAQKPKGPKKASGAKVKASKKVEKPRAKAKSARPKKAARPKKAASKK from the exons ATGACTGACACTGCAGCCGCCGAAACCGCTCCTCCTGCCGCCGCCactcaaaccaaggctcccagcaagaagaagaaggcggctccccgctccaagccagccggccccacgttgggcgaacagatcctcaaggttgtggccgatggcagcgatcgcaaggggatgtccctggccgcgataaagaaggctctggcggccaaaggcgtggatgtggagaagcgcgggtcccagatcaggttcagtatcaagaggaatgtgacaaatggcttcctggtgcagaccaagggcacgggcgcctcgggctccttcaaagtcgctaagaaggaaaaccaggggaaagtgggaaggaaggtgaagaaaccagcagccaagaaacctccagcc aaaccagcagccaagaaatctccagccaagaaaacgagcaccaagaaggcgcCAACAGTAAAAAAGACAGCGAAAGCGGCGGCTGGGAAGAAGGCAGCGGCGCAGAAGCCCAAGGGCCCCAAGAAGGCCTCAGGTGCAAAGGTGAAGGCGTCCAAAAAGGTGGAAAAACCGAGGGCCAAGGCCAAATCAGCAAGACCCAAGAAAGCAGCAAGACCCAAGAAAGCAGCgtccaaaaagtaa